The sequence below is a genomic window from Schistocerca nitens isolate TAMUIC-IGC-003100 chromosome 4, iqSchNite1.1, whole genome shotgun sequence.
GGGATATTTTCATCGTTTTTCACACGAAGTATTTGTTCCCTGAAATATACAGGAAGTAAGACAAAGTCCAAAACAACTGTTCTCCCACAAGAGGGAGTCCACATATCTGAAAAGAAACTGTTTAGGTTTTACAATACTTAAGAAAGTATCATAAGAAAATAACTACATAAAATATACCCGAAAAGAAACTTCAGGTTTTAATACTTGAGAAAGCATTGTAAGAAagtaagtatataatacattaatctAAATTGTTTCCACAGTACAAAGATTGACTATTGAGGGAAACAAATAGTTTTAGAtcttagaaataaaacaaaatacaaaaggaTGAAGTCAAAAGGCACCTTCTGAGaatttgtatgtttgtatgtatttatttctcagccaaataaatatttatgtttgaaatgtttgGATACTACTTTTCCCCTTTTTTTCTCAGTTCTTTCTCAACAGTGTTAAGTATTTACTGTATGACCCTCATCAATAAAATCCATTATGAATTTTACTTAGGTTACTACCATCACTGCTGAATCCTCAATGCTGTaactgtacgaggtgcggctagaaaaaaaccggactgatgctggaaaaaacatttatttaaaattatttacaatttcatgttatctccttcaatgtactctcctcctcggtctctacaccgctccatatgaattttccactgttcatagcaatgctgcagatcattttcggtaagaccatacattacttccgtcgctttttcttttactgcttcaacagtctcaaatctagttcctttcaaagctgacttgactttagggaaaagaaaaaagtcacagggggccaaatcaggtgagtagggtggatgatctaagatgggaatgttgtgttttgccaaaaacgtcttcactgacaacgcactgtgagctggggcattgtcttggtgaaggatccatgacttttttctccacaaatcgttccgttttctccgtactcgctcacgtagggtagccaggacgctaatgtagtaatgctgattcactgtttgtccctctggtacccaatcaatgtgcacaatccctttgatgtaaaaaaaaaaaaaacaatcatcattgccttgaatttcgattttgacattcgtgctttttttgtcgtggagaaccaggagttttccaatgcatcgattggcgtttagtttcgggatcgtaagtaaaaaaccacgattcattgcaagtaataacattttgtaagaatgtgggatcactttcaatgttttccaggatgtcagaacaaatcattctttggcgttccttctgttcaattgtgagacactttggaatcatttttgaacacactttgttcatgttgaaactttcatgaagaatctgcctaacactttccttgtcaactcctgttaactcagacactgctctgattgttaaacggcgatcttgtcgaacaagtttaccgattttttcaatgtttgcatcagtttttgctgacaatggtctgccagtgcgagtgtcatcactggtgtcttcgtggccatctttaaatcgtttaaaccactcaaacacttgtgttcgcgataaacaatcatcgccgtacacttgttgtaacattacaaacgtttcacttgcagattttcctagtttgaaacaaaatttgatgttaacacgttgttctttctgtacactcaacattttctgacgcacagacaaaacgtcaactacttaaaacagacgccacaggcagactgagtgcaggaggcagatgaaactcgagcagtaggcggagcgagagtcacgtgacaggccacgcgactttcagccttattgcattcgttttattgtttcaccagtactagtccggtttttttctagccacacctcgtatttctatTCTGTAAGCGGAATAGTTATTCATAACTTTACTTTTACCACACATTATAGACTAATATGCATCAGCTTGCACAACAGACAGAACTCTGAACAGCCAGAAGTTTGGTAccaacatgtacagacaaacaactaCATGCGACAAGAATGTCTCGGTACAGGATCACCACAGCAGACTCACGTGCCACAAGTAATGAATTAAGGAAGAAAAATCACTCAAGTAAATGCTACTTTTCTACAAGACAGGAATGGATGCATAATAACAAAAGTGAATGTTCCCAAGTCAGGGAGAGAGATTAATTTCTTTGCTCAGTGAGTTTAATATGAACTTTGAAGAAACAAAGGGATTATAATTTTTCCATTTCTGTTATGAATGAGCTCAATGGGCTAAATGTAACACTCAAAATCCGCAGTACATATCTCAAAGTTGTATCTACCACCCACCCAATCTATAAAAATATCTTATGGATGAGTCCAACATGTCATAACTGTTCTCATCAGAGTTGTATCTCATAAGTAGGCACGGCCATTTGTGAAGGCAACCATGTTATTATTGCTCTTCTGTGACTTTTGCATGGCATTTTATGTGGATGGAAGAGAGCCACAATTTGGTACACAAAATTACTTGGATAATATAAAGATGTGTCATATCAAAAAGCTGAGCATGTGACTGAAGTTGGGTTAATGATACACGAAGAATGCAACAAACATTGTCTAAAAAAGTCAACAATACCGAAAACATCCAGGTAGTTTTTACTACAGTACAAAATAAGTATAAAAAATACTTTGATAAGACAAACATATTGTGAGGTTCACCGAGAACAAACATGTACACTAAGTTATAGAAATGCAATTCAATTTCTGTAGAAGGAACAGGACACTTGACCAAGTGTCATTACACTAAACAAAGTCCCACTCACCCAACCTATGAAATATCTTACACATGAGCCCACCATGTCTTAATTGGTCTCTGTAAACCAGAGGTGCTGGGGTTCAAAGATTCACTGAGCTATCCTAATAAAGGTTTCCCAGGGTTTCCCTAACCAGTtcaagtgagtaccaggtcacttcCTCATGAAGCCAAGGCTTAATCATTGTCCAATCTACGATGTATCAAATAACCCCTAAATTACCTTTCTTATAATCCCAAGCAGTAGTGAGGCAATAAATACATAGTTATAAAAAAGTAATAGCACAGCAGTCACTATTGTTTACGATATATTGGACCTACATGACATGTTAAAATTGTGTTACACTCATTCAGCATTAAGCATTTAATGGTACTGTTTATTAGCTGAGCCATTTGAATGACCTTACAGACTGATTCAAAAGTTTAAGCTGTAGCTTCCCTACACATCTGTCAGCGATTAAAATAATTTCagacagactgtgtgtgtgtgtgtgtacaaatatgATTGTGAAGGCTATGGTGACAGACCAATACAAAGCATACACCAAGGTCTAGATTAGACTGGAAAGTAACAATACAGCTGAGAGTTGGCGAAACCATAAAATGGGTAAGTTAGTTGCAATGAGATTGCATTCCAGAACCTAAGCTTAATACATTATGTATTTAATGTCCCAACCCACTGCCACAAAAAGTAATTGTTATATCACTAGCTACACAAATCAGCTGCCTACTATCATAATTTCGAATGAGCAACTGTCCTTGACACTTCACTGTCCGAGTGTAAACAGTCCCTCGTCAAGTTTCACTCAGATTAGGGTTCCATTCTGAAACTAACACCTTTAACTGGGCTAATAGTCTGTAGAGAGAAGATTTCAATCTGGTATACAGTATATAAATAGCACTGTATGGCTGTATCAGTTGTTTTTCCAGCTAACTGCCTTTCAAATTTAATAAATGCTATCCCAATCAATTTGTAGGTATCAGATTTTTATTACCCCTACACGTTTTGAGTTGAAAAACATCACTGGGCAACTATAGAACTGCTAAAACATTGACTTATGCATACAATGACTTTACTATGGTGTTCCTGTCTTTACATGCAATATAGAATGTTATGTTTACCAGTAttatttcttctttcagtctgcTCCTAATCTTCCATTAGGCTACTTAGTTGATTGATTTTTTCCCCCCTTCTTTATTTTAAGCTTCAAGTTACAGACTCCTACCCCCATACCAACGCAACTTCAACAAATTTCAGTCCATCAATGAACATGTGGTGCACTCTGACATCACAAAGCAagcttccaccaccaccaccaccaaattgcTGTTCAATATAAAGCATATGACACTGACATCCTTGCCACACTCCATGGATAGGATCTCTGAGGCCAGCTGCCAATCTACGTAAGAAACTAGCAACAACTACAGTTTTTTCACTTCCAGATTTGAAAAACCCCACGTATCCAGACATGCTCTAGGGAATAGTGATATGACCCTAACTGCTCACATTGCATACTAAAGGTATGGCAGGCAACACTGATATAGACCTCAGGTTTCTGAGCAGAAGATGCAGCCGTCTATAATTATAACAATGATTggtctttaaatgttcagaagtatGCTACTGgacaatgaaataatttaaaaaaaaaaaatcgtggtaTTATTTGACGATAATATCAATGGGTGATAACTGGATTATGTCAATTCAAACTAGTTTGCGAGGATACAAAAAAATAATGATCACAGATTCAATCACAGTTAAAACAAGTAGCAGACAGGTTCACAATCgtaaagtgcagtcagtctacaaatgatactgcttacaaaacacttattcAATTTATCATACAATGCTGCCTGGGTGCATGGGACACACATTAAATATTGGTCAACCAAAAGTTGTGATTCCACCCGTCTGATGTAACTGTTGTGTTACTTCATGTGCCGTACTTTTTCTTTCTGAGTCAGGTTGTGTAAATGGCATGTTTTAGTATTTGGTGGAGGACTCATGTTGGATGTTTAGGTTACGAAGTTGTTCATTAGGCATCTTAGTGAGTCATTTGACACTGTCAGTCACGTGTGTGAGGTTATCATTGGCAGAGAGGGTGCCAGTTTGCAAACGAGTTACTTTAGTTTTACGTAGTGTGGGTGATGGATTCATTCTTGTGTTTTGTATAATTAATGATGTGTGTTTCTTATGTCTGGgaattttcatttttgacaaacaGGGCAGTTTTGGAATTGTGTTTGGGCTCATAGTATCAAGGGCTTCGTTTGAACTATGTAGACGAAGTTCAATTTGCAACACCGGACTTTTGAATTTTGTGTAGGTTCCTTGTATCGAGGGCTCTATTTGAGCTACAAAGATATGGAAGATTTACAATACCAATGGTTTTAGTTTTTGCATTTATTGATTGTGTTGAAAATTTTGTATACTTTATTTTTGAGTTAATACTAATAATCGTTGTCGCCACCCAAGATACCTACCTCCCGCAGTTGTCCCCTTAATTTCATTTCCTTGCTGGAGTTGAAATATTTCGCATGTTATTTATGATTCTTCACAGGTTTAATAAGGTGTCATGGTTGAAATAAGGGTGCCAACCATTCTTATGGCGTtatgggtcaaagcagactggtGGAATCACAACTTTCAGTAATCTCACGAATAGGACTAAAATGCAACATTTAACATACACAAAGAAGGCATCATGAATGGACACACAGTTGTCTAAGGAGAGACACAAAGACACACCAAAAACCCTAAAATACATTAATTACAACACAAACACAGGCCTTTAAGCAGTTATTATTCCTGGATTCCATGagtgaacacagaaaaaaaaaaagctctaatGTGTGGTAGAACACCAAGTAGCCTATCCATTGCCATGCACTTGACATCTATGTGCACCACCAGATGTCACCTCCAGAGAATAATCCAAAGGGCACAAGACTGATCCAGAAACAAGCCATACACTTCTATAAGATCAGGATAGTTCTTCCTTGGTGAAAATCTATCCAAAAACAATTACTAAACTTTACCAAATAACACCACTTTCTGGACAACTTGATTTTAAGTTGCTATGTACACTAAATAGGAACCAACTGCATGCCACTTAACACCCTTCAGTTTCTCAGTAGCAGCAAATGGGTAACTGATTACACAGTTTACAGTTTCGCAAGCCCCTAATTCTGCCTCACTTTCTCCGTCACATATCGATACATAGTTCTGATGGTATGAGACTTGCTCGACCCAGTCTACTATCGACACATGAGGTTGACAACTTCCACTTTTCCCCTCAGATGGAATCCAGTTCCCTTCCCATcagcaaatctctctctctctctctctctctctctctctctctctctctctctgtctgtctgtctactaTTTCTGCCAATGAATACGAACAATGTGAGTGGCAGAGTGGTCAGGAGAAAATGAATCATTGCTAATAAAAGAAAAGTCACGGGTAATTGTTTGTGTAGCAACCAAGTAGCACAGACAAAAGGTCGAACAGAAAATCTCATGTTTAGCACGAAATTTCCAAGGCACTCAAAATTACAACTGGGATACTGAGAAAGAAGAAATTCATAGCTAGCTTCCTTCACCtgggaatagaaaaaaaaaagaggggatTATATCAGGAATGGGTGATACTCTAAACAACTATTTAAGATTAGTCTGACACCAGATGGTAAGAACTGAGGAGTAAATGCTGGATTTCATCAGTTGTTGCTTGGAGGTAGGTAGTATCCTATAAAGCAGCATACCTTGTCCTGCTTTGCTCATTGATtacattacagttttgttagtctatttctgTTAGTTTGAGATGTGTAAACTACCAACGAAAAGCACTAAAATCAGAATGCGCGCGACATCGCCTGAATATTCTTTATAGAAAATGTCTGAACTATTAAAAGCAAGGAGGCCAAAGATATGGGGTGTTTAACTGCACATAATTCTGCAATATACATCTGCGAGCATgcaacagtatcagttagcaatcaCTTCTCAGATTCAGCTATAACAACTGACATCTATCTCGTAAAAACACTGAACCTTGAATATGGCAGCAACTCACCTAAATTCTTGTGTAGCCTGGAAACTGTCGTCCTCTGTGATGGAGAACACACAAAGAAATCCTTCTCCACTACGGAAATAATTATCTCTGAAAGCAAATGTTGGAGTATTAGCCCAGACATACAACAATTACGGGAACGCATacactgtcactgaaatgataagaACCTTATCGCAGCATAGTCTTCTTGGCCAGCAGTATCTAAGATATCAATCTGGACTTCTTCACCGTCTAAAACAACTTTCTTTCGATATGAATCTGCCTTCGTCGGCTCATAATCCTCAACGAACTGAAAACGACGCAAAAAATAAACCACACAGAGTCTATTTAACATTAAATAATGTTCGTTCCTCATACTTAAGTCTTTGGCTTACCTCGTCATACATAAACTGTAGTGTCAAGGCTGATTTGCCGACACCTCCACTCCCTACCATAATAACTTTATGGAGAGCTGGTTGCTGGCTCGGTTTCTTGGACATTGTTTACTTTTCTGTCCAAAAGACGTTCCTGAAAAAGTTTAACAATCAGCCAATTTACTTCAGCACTAGTTGCTTGCACtactgtttttatattttcctccCCTTGCGCTTACCGGCAGTAAGCTAATTCAGTTTCAACGCAACAAACGTATCCTACGAAAATACTTCTAAAACTTCTCACAATGCAATCAATACACACCCGTACTTCTACTCAAATGTTCTTAAAGCGCTACAACTACAAGATTCAACACTCTTGTTAAGAAGCAAAGACTATCGGTAGCAGCAGAGGCGTTGTCTGCTTACAACCAAAACCAGGCTAAGTACTTATAAGTCGTTGACCTTCTGTACAATTTAACCGAATAGTATGTGgaacaaacaataaaaaagaaacttGGAAAGTTGTACATGGATCATTGCATTTGTGTCAACAACCTGTTTTTACAATGATCGGAAAATCCCAAACTGACGTCTTGAACGAAAGAAACGGGAAACTGCAgtcatttattttccattttaccACAACAAGCGATACATCCATAAAATAACTCCCTTAACAGCAACTGTAATGTTGGCAATACGATCCCATTAGTATGCAATTAAATATGCTTATTAGTACGGAAATGAGCGTGAGAATTGGCGTTGAGGAATATGGAACTACAGGGAGCAACTCTTGATCTTATTGCCGAAAAATGAAAACGTGGATTTGCTGTTTAAATGTTAAATAAGGGAGCATTATGCACGTTTAAATCTTTGTTGTTTATATGCTTTAATTTGAttgatttaatttaaaaattatagaTTGTATTTCTTTGGTATACGCTGtacaaaaaatcaaaaatattgtaGTTTTACACGAAGAAATCCTAATCAGACAAATTACGTACGCAGTCACAGAAATTGTTCGCTATTTATCAGGTGCCGGTATTTAAGCTTTAATTTCCATTACCCTCAAAGCACTTCGTATCATGTGCGATCCACGCTTACAATCTTTATGTGCAcattcactgaaaatttttctgtttcaataacTCGAGAAGAAAAGTCTTCAGTCAGTTGCCCTGTTGCTGGTTTAACAATTTATTTATCCTTAACTTATTTCAGGCCTACGTCCATCATAAGAGAAGTAACATTTATTTCTTATGCAACTTGAATTATGCCTGTCGTATTGTGTATTTgctgttttttcaaaattttgctggGTGTAGAATGGTTTCTGTACGACATGCAGGCTTGAAACAATATCCTCAGCATTCTATGCACTATTTGATACATCGTAAAAGTAACACTTTTTCTGAGTAACAAACACAATAACGCGTATCGCACTCACTCCAATCACTGCCTCCTCCAGCCCTCGCTTTCCCAGCCACCTATATAACATTCAC
It includes:
- the LOC126251679 gene encoding ras-related protein Ral-a isoform X2 → MSKKPSQQPALHKVIMVGSGGVGKSALTLQFMYDEFVEDYEPTKADSYRKKVVLDGEEVQIDILDTAGQEDYAAIRDNYFRSGEGFLCVFSITEDDSFQATQEFREQILRVKNDENIPFLLVGNKSDLDEKRKVSLADATARAQQWGVPYVETSAKTRENVDKVFYDLMREIAKQKAADSNTERKEENGAKSCCVIL
- the LOC126251679 gene encoding ras-related protein Ral-a isoform X1, which encodes MSKKPSQQPALHKVIMVGSGGVGKSALTLQFMYDEFVEDYEPTKADSYRKKVVLDGEEVQIDILDTAGQEDYAAIRDNYFRSGEGFLCVFSITEDDSFQATQEFREQILRVKNDENIPFLLVGNKSDLDEKRKVSLADATARAQQWGVPYVETSAKTRENVDKVFFDLMREIRSRKMEDNKTNNGRGKDKNKRKKLKCVIL